Proteins encoded within one genomic window of Pseudomonas cannabina:
- the mksF gene encoding Mks condensin complex protein MksF codes for MSQERYGIRRFALLNTAGYSLGLFPLENPLSVYGANNLGKSASINALQFPILARMSDMSFGKYSLEQSRRFYFASDTSYILVEVSLPHGPHVIGVVGRGPGGGFGHQFFAYAGELDLGHYQKNDTCLRQKELFSNLESQGLKAYELKPDELRRLLVGGHTSIPLDLTLIPLRSTSEQSLKTFRALFINLLHMREITAAKLKQLFLDAFEHSLRSGSVDYIAACEEAFRDVRRMEQDYNSLVLAGPLVEALAAGVKQRDVLRGKLHRLSPILDSLLGTWSDYSGARKEELVIQAEHYRAQQDEMQNDQRSSTQELMRLEREISSLQRWIGELSVLKNRFALVDDVKVLEQQLLAAKDAHDELAGALAQSRQFSAEDLDERLRDLEKRLKSVKQQLDHADNNSYARLREEFSQPDVERLMRLFNSALFSLPLGEQGIALDDDGAWVKSLETILDGFKGDQFAVPGLNINLSSIEPPALQALADRAALRDQKERLEKELKQLKTQQAVAADRSASKLQTEALYQQVLDAQKALEDFRRCQTLSAEESAKLEELAQMEAAQDELKRSSDAFTERVQQLSAKLQLIARQIGDMEAKQRTLDDALRRRQLLPTDLPFGTPFMDPIDDSMDNLLPLLNDYQDSWQGLLRSDGQIEALYAQVRLKGVAKFDSEDDMERRLQLLINAYAHRSEEALTLGKARRAAVTDIARTLRNIRSDYDSLEHQLALFNREINKRQVSNLSSFRIVLAPNKEALKHIDQIIHSAGQYEEGETLSVFDLSQSAEQDNKNEEAKEYLARLVAANHNQLGLKDLFELAFEITKVNGQPVIHTDIDGAASNGTTMTIKALTNMYLLLHLMDRDQAGRVRLPYYLDEAADIDEKNQAALLETSLQLGFVPILASVKPQVSAHVAIDLEGGSGPNGIYIDEADWKYIQRRDDVKPAVSEVAS; via the coding sequence ATGAGCCAGGAACGTTATGGCATCCGCCGCTTTGCTCTGTTGAACACGGCCGGTTACAGCCTGGGGCTGTTCCCGCTGGAAAACCCGCTGTCGGTGTATGGCGCGAACAACCTCGGCAAGAGCGCCTCGATCAACGCCCTGCAATTCCCGATTCTGGCGCGCATGTCGGACATGAGCTTCGGCAAGTACAGCCTGGAACAATCGCGGCGCTTCTACTTTGCCTCCGACACCAGCTACATCCTGGTGGAAGTCTCGTTGCCCCACGGCCCGCATGTAATTGGGGTGGTTGGTCGTGGGCCGGGCGGCGGTTTTGGCCATCAGTTCTTCGCCTACGCTGGCGAACTGGATCTGGGTCATTACCAGAAGAACGACACGTGCCTGCGTCAGAAAGAGCTGTTCAGCAATCTGGAAAGCCAGGGCCTGAAAGCTTACGAACTCAAGCCCGATGAGCTGCGTCGCCTGCTGGTCGGCGGCCATACGTCCATTCCACTCGACCTGACGCTGATCCCGTTGCGTTCGACCAGCGAACAAAGCCTCAAGACCTTCCGCGCGCTGTTCATCAACCTGCTGCACATGCGTGAAATCACGGCGGCCAAACTCAAGCAACTGTTTCTGGATGCGTTCGAACACAGCTTGCGCTCGGGCAGCGTCGATTACATCGCGGCCTGCGAAGAGGCGTTCCGCGATGTGCGCCGCATGGAACAGGATTACAACTCACTGGTGCTGGCAGGCCCGCTGGTCGAAGCGCTGGCTGCTGGCGTCAAACAGCGCGATGTGCTGCGTGGCAAGCTGCATCGCCTGTCACCGATCCTCGATTCGCTGCTCGGCACCTGGTCGGATTACTCAGGTGCGCGCAAGGAAGAGCTGGTCATTCAGGCTGAGCATTACCGTGCCCAGCAGGATGAAATGCAGAACGACCAGCGCAGCAGCACTCAGGAACTGATGCGTCTGGAGCGGGAGATCAGCAGCCTTCAACGCTGGATCGGTGAGCTTTCCGTGCTCAAGAATCGCTTCGCGCTGGTTGACGATGTCAAGGTTCTGGAGCAGCAGTTGCTTGCCGCCAAAGACGCTCATGATGAACTCGCCGGTGCGCTGGCCCAGTCCCGGCAGTTCAGCGCCGAGGATCTGGACGAACGCTTGCGCGATCTGGAAAAACGCCTCAAGTCAGTCAAGCAGCAACTGGATCATGCGGACAACAACAGCTATGCCCGCTTGCGTGAAGAGTTTTCCCAGCCAGACGTAGAACGCCTGATGCGCCTGTTCAACAGCGCCCTGTTCAGCCTGCCGCTGGGCGAGCAAGGCATTGCGCTGGACGATGACGGTGCCTGGGTCAAATCGCTGGAAACCATTCTGGACGGTTTCAAAGGCGATCAGTTTGCCGTTCCGGGGTTGAACATCAACCTGTCGAGCATCGAACCTCCCGCCCTGCAAGCATTGGCGGACCGCGCCGCGCTGCGCGATCAGAAGGAACGTCTGGAGAAAGAACTCAAGCAACTGAAAACCCAGCAAGCCGTGGCGGCTGACCGCTCGGCGAGCAAGCTCCAGACCGAGGCGCTTTATCAGCAGGTGCTGGATGCCCAGAAAGCCCTGGAAGACTTTCGTCGCTGCCAGACACTGAGCGCCGAAGAATCCGCCAAGCTGGAAGAGTTGGCGCAGATGGAAGCGGCTCAGGATGAACTGAAACGCTCCAGCGACGCCTTTACCGAGCGCGTCCAGCAATTGTCAGCCAAGTTGCAACTGATTGCGCGTCAGATCGGTGATATGGAAGCCAAACAGCGCACGCTGGACGATGCACTGCGCCGCCGTCAGCTGTTGCCGACGGACCTGCCATTCGGCACGCCGTTCATGGACCCGATTGATGATTCCATGGACAACCTGCTGCCACTGCTCAACGATTATCAGGACAGTTGGCAAGGACTGTTGCGCAGCGATGGCCAGATCGAGGCGTTGTACGCGCAGGTTCGCCTCAAAGGTGTTGCCAAGTTCGACAGCGAAGACGATATGGAGCGTCGTCTGCAACTGCTGATCAACGCTTATGCGCACCGCAGCGAGGAAGCGCTGACGCTGGGCAAGGCGCGCCGTGCTGCGGTAACCGACATTGCTCGCACCCTGCGCAACATTCGTAGCGACTACGACAGCCTTGAGCACCAGTTGGCGCTGTTCAATAGGGAGATCAACAAGCGTCAGGTGTCGAACCTGTCCAGCTTCCGTATTGTGCTGGCTCCGAACAAGGAAGCGCTCAAGCACATCGACCAGATCATCCACAGCGCCGGGCAATACGAAGAAGGCGAGACGCTGTCGGTGTTTGATCTCAGCCAGAGCGCCGAGCAGGACAACAAGAACGAAGAGGCCAAGGAATATCTGGCACGCCTGGTGGCTGCCAACCATAACCAGTTGGGTCTGAAAGACCTGTTCGAGCTGGCGTTCGAGATTACCAAGGTCAATGGTCAACCGGTCATTCACACCGACATCGACGGCGCAGCCTCCAACGGCACAACCATGACCATCAAGGCACTGACCAACATGTACTTGTTGCTGCACTTGATGGATCGCGATCAGGCCGGGCGTGTGCGTTTGCCTTACTACCTCGACGAAGCAGCCGACATCGACGAGAAAAACCAGGCAGCACTGCTGGAAACCAGCCTGCAACTGGGCTTCGTCCCGATTCTGGCAAGCGTCAAGCCGCAAGTCTCGGCGCATGTGGCGATTGATCTTGAAGGCGGTAGCGGGCCTAATGGCATCTACATCGATGAAGCGGACTGGAAGTATATTCAGCGTCGTGATGATGTGAAGCCAGCGGTTTCAGAAGTTGCGTCGTAA
- the mksE gene encoding Mks condensin complex protein MksE, whose amino-acid sequence MHLDLSEMSQLAPIFRELFKGYHISRRDPELYAQLSNCQDQYRTLFKALGYELVCDTRGFYYFVPELAAAQVNKTAQRLALFTFILVEHLADQGRDPMSVLDGGSLGRDELPSMLEKYRDLFLQAEVQTQEELEEKIMRRMTQLGFASEEVGIYRFLPPMHRFLDVCLSVQQDRDLAASLHSALPLPTPVLIDDDSDEKLLETDDPLDLDEFSEETEEDALARAIADEQRQEMDT is encoded by the coding sequence ATGCATCTTGATCTATCCGAAATGTCCCAGCTCGCGCCGATCTTTCGCGAGCTGTTCAAGGGCTACCACATCAGCCGCCGCGATCCGGAGCTGTACGCTCAATTGTCCAACTGCCAGGATCAGTACCGCACGCTGTTCAAAGCGCTGGGTTACGAGCTGGTCTGCGACACCCGTGGCTTTTATTACTTCGTGCCTGAACTGGCGGCCGCGCAGGTCAACAAGACCGCTCAGCGTCTGGCGCTGTTCACGTTCATCCTCGTCGAGCACCTCGCCGATCAGGGCCGTGACCCCATGTCCGTACTGGACGGCGGTAGCCTGGGCCGTGACGAGCTGCCTTCGATGCTGGAAAAGTACCGCGATCTGTTCCTGCAGGCCGAAGTGCAGACCCAGGAAGAGCTGGAAGAGAAAATCATGCGTCGCATGACGCAACTGGGCTTCGCCAGCGAAGAAGTCGGCATCTACCGCTTTCTGCCACCCATGCACCGTTTTCTCGACGTTTGCCTGTCGGTGCAACAGGATCGCGACCTGGCAGCCAGCCTGCACAGCGCCCTGCCCTTGCCGACGCCAGTGCTTATCGATGACGACAGCGACGAAAAGCTGTTGGAAACCGATGACCCGCTGGACCTGGATGAATTCAGCGAAGAAACCGAGGAAGACGCGCTGGCCCGGGCAATCGCCGATGAGCAACGACAGGAGATGGACACATGA
- the mksB gene encoding Mks condensin complex protein MksB, which produces MIEPKRVLRALAEHWALLEPLCEHFDQGTLSLSELRLQLAAQQQDSTPQDITNLLDVWIRLDILVPVAKSPNRFELNAQIHDFLSYLRREHRLGLCLEIEAYLRHLERLAGYIQDAFDVRDANDLARQLRLLDMRVRDVLKKLANDEQALVAVADRAKTSDRQIPLRQRYAEVLATWDEYVEPMIQLVNADGAFEQGVRKVEVVLLRLLTEQQRLGHLVDDDMLLRTHARILEMQTSAQLTLRHARELLLPLREEARRHNAVTRGAALALSAIRRKGLDAVPQAAMPMFTRPQSTFLGSASQVEAYVYALARFEPKPAKFPKASGTARKGEPPRAPRTVKEMLERCEDALPMPDLMVWLLEQEPTGETDELLYWFSRLSRDKRFARERLERREYFTREHRVSLRSFALLAPKDEQPENSESPVHAS; this is translated from the coding sequence ATGATCGAACCCAAGCGCGTCCTGCGCGCCCTTGCCGAGCACTGGGCGCTACTCGAGCCCTTATGCGAACATTTCGACCAGGGCACGCTGAGCCTGAGCGAGCTGCGCCTGCAACTGGCCGCACAGCAACAGGACAGCACCCCGCAAGACATCACCAACCTGCTGGACGTGTGGATTCGTCTGGACATTCTGGTGCCCGTCGCGAAAAGCCCGAACCGCTTCGAACTGAATGCGCAGATCCACGACTTCCTGTCCTATCTGCGCCGCGAACACCGGCTGGGCCTGTGTCTGGAAATCGAAGCCTACCTGCGCCATCTGGAGCGGCTGGCCGGCTACATTCAGGACGCGTTCGATGTTCGCGATGCCAACGACCTGGCCAGACAGCTAAGGCTGCTGGACATGCGCGTTCGCGACGTACTCAAGAAGCTGGCTAACGACGAACAGGCCCTGGTCGCCGTAGCCGACCGGGCCAAGACCAGCGACCGGCAGATCCCGCTGCGTCAGCGCTACGCTGAAGTGCTGGCCACCTGGGACGAATACGTCGAGCCGATGATCCAGCTGGTCAACGCTGACGGCGCCTTCGAACAGGGCGTGCGCAAGGTTGAAGTCGTTCTGCTGCGGCTTTTGACCGAGCAGCAGCGGCTTGGCCATCTGGTCGACGACGACATGCTGCTGCGTACCCACGCACGCATTCTGGAAATGCAGACCAGCGCCCAGCTGACCTTGCGGCATGCCCGCGAACTTCTACTGCCGCTGCGCGAAGAGGCGCGTCGCCATAACGCCGTGACCCGGGGCGCTGCGCTGGCCTTGTCCGCGATCCGCCGCAAAGGGCTGGACGCGGTGCCGCAGGCTGCCATGCCGATGTTCACCCGTCCGCAGAGCACCTTTCTCGGCAGCGCGAGCCAGGTCGAGGCGTATGTCTATGCCCTGGCGCGCTTCGAACCCAAACCGGCGAAATTCCCCAAAGCCAGCGGCACCGCACGCAAAGGCGAGCCGCCGCGCGCGCCACGTACGGTCAAGGAAATGCTCGAGCGCTGCGAGGACGCCCTGCCGATGCCGGACCTGATGGTCTGGCTGCTGGAGCAGGAGCCGACCGGCGAAACCGACGAGCTTTTGTATTGGTTTTCGCGGCTGTCGCGTGACAAGCGCTTTGCCCGCGAACGCCTGGAGCGCCGCGAATATTTCACCCGGGAGCACCGCGTCAGCCTGCGCTCCTTTGCCCTGCTCGCTCCCAAAGACGAGCAGCCAGAGAATTCCGAGAGCCCTGTTCATGCATCTTGA
- the rimI gene encoding ribosomal protein S18-alanine N-acetyltransferase — MSDAVTFRRMTEADLDAVLKIEYAAFTHPWTRGIFLDGLKSYEIWLMFEGAQQVGHGVIQVIIDEAHLLNITVKPENQGRGLGLLLLDHLMKRAYQLNARECFLELRDSNRPAYRLYEHYGFNEIGRRRDYYPAADGGREDAVVMACTLLD, encoded by the coding sequence ATGAGTGACGCCGTAACCTTCCGCCGCATGACTGAAGCCGATCTGGATGCGGTGCTGAAAATCGAATACGCGGCGTTTACCCACCCGTGGACACGCGGGATCTTTCTCGACGGGCTCAAATCCTACGAAATCTGGCTGATGTTCGAAGGTGCACAGCAGGTGGGCCATGGTGTGATTCAGGTCATCATTGATGAAGCGCATCTGCTCAACATCACCGTCAAACCGGAAAATCAGGGCCGTGGCCTAGGTTTGCTGCTGCTCGATCATCTGATGAAGCGCGCTTACCAGCTCAATGCCCGCGAATGTTTTCTGGAGTTGCGTGACAGTAACCGGCCAGCCTATCGTCTGTATGAACACTACGGTTTCAACGAGATAGGCCGGCGTCGTGATTACTACCCGGCAGCGGACGGCGGCCGTGAAGATGCGGTGGTCATGGCCTGCACGCTGCTGGACTGA
- the can gene encoding carbonate dehydratase, which translates to MNELQDLIDNNARWADAIKQEDPDFFAKLARQQTPEFLWIGCSDARVPANEIVGMLPGDLFVHRNVANVVLHTDLNCLSVIQYAVDVLKVKHILVTGHYGCGGVRASMQDRQFGLIDGWLRTIRDLYYENRELLAKLPTEEERVDRLCELNVIQQVANVGHTSIVQNAWHRGQSLSVHGCIYGIKDGRWKSLDVTISGFEQLPPQYRLRPQD; encoded by the coding sequence ATGAACGAGCTACAAGACCTGATTGATAACAATGCACGCTGGGCCGATGCGATAAAGCAGGAAGACCCTGACTTCTTCGCCAAGCTGGCCCGCCAGCAAACGCCGGAATTTTTATGGATCGGTTGTTCGGACGCGCGTGTGCCGGCCAACGAGATCGTCGGCATGCTGCCCGGCGATCTGTTCGTGCACCGCAACGTCGCCAACGTCGTGCTGCACACGGACCTGAACTGCCTGTCGGTGATCCAGTACGCGGTCGACGTGTTGAAGGTCAAGCACATCCTCGTCACCGGCCACTATGGCTGTGGCGGCGTGCGCGCCTCCATGCAGGATCGCCAGTTCGGCCTGATCGACGGCTGGCTGCGCACCATTCGTGATCTGTACTACGAAAACCGCGAATTGCTCGCCAAACTTCCGACCGAAGAAGAGCGTGTCGACCGTCTGTGCGAACTGAACGTGATTCAGCAGGTGGCCAACGTCGGTCATACCAGCATTGTGCAGAACGCCTGGCACCGTGGGCAGAGCCTGTCTGTGCATGGCTGCATCTACGGCATCAAGGATGGCCGCTGGAAAAGCCTCGACGTGACCATCAGCGGTTTCGAGCAACTGCCGCCGCAATACCGCCTGCGTCCGCAGGACTGA
- a CDS encoding methyl-accepting chemotaxis protein: MRTNLHSTIDQIYAAATQLSQSVQEMGSIAEASALNLQLQNDEIEQAAVAVNQMSQAAVEVAGNASNTVTESEASTQAAAQGKDKLSATISSIKELTENVLDSSHQAEGLAERTQSISSILDVIRAIANQTNLLALNAAIEAARAGEAGRGFAVVADEVRSLAQRTSASTAEIEGLISGVQQSTQQTASSLRHTATQANLTLEQPAATGEALNVIISSTATINDRNLLIASAAEQQAQVAGEVDRNLSSIRDLSSQTASGAQQTTVASNALSMLATDLNTMVQRFVL, from the coding sequence ATGCGCACCAACCTGCACAGCACTATTGACCAGATTTACGCGGCGGCGACCCAGTTATCGCAGTCGGTGCAGGAGATGGGCAGCATCGCCGAGGCCAGCGCGCTCAACCTGCAATTGCAGAACGATGAAATCGAACAGGCCGCCGTTGCGGTCAATCAGATGAGCCAGGCTGCCGTGGAAGTGGCGGGTAACGCCAGCAATACCGTGACCGAATCCGAGGCTTCGACCCAGGCGGCAGCACAAGGCAAGGACAAGCTGTCGGCAACCATCAGCTCGATCAAGGAACTCACCGAAAACGTGCTCGACTCTTCGCATCAGGCTGAAGGGCTGGCCGAACGCACCCAGAGCATCAGCAGCATTCTCGACGTGATTCGCGCCATTGCCAACCAGACCAACCTGCTAGCGTTGAACGCCGCCATCGAAGCGGCACGCGCGGGCGAAGCGGGACGCGGGTTTGCCGTGGTGGCCGATGAAGTCCGTTCGTTGGCGCAACGCACCAGCGCGTCGACGGCAGAAATCGAGGGGCTGATCAGCGGCGTGCAGCAAAGCACTCAACAGACCGCCAGTTCGCTGCGCCATACCGCCACTCAGGCCAACCTCACCCTGGAACAGCCCGCCGCAACCGGCGAGGCATTGAACGTCATCATCAGCTCGACGGCCACCATCAACGACCGCAATCTGCTGATCGCCAGTGCCGCTGAACAGCAGGCGCAAGTTGCAGGGGAAGTGGATCGCAACCTGAGCAGCATCCGTGACCTGTCGAGCCAGACGGCGTCCGGCGCACAGCAGACCACCGTCGCGAGTAATGCGCTGTCGATGCTGGCGACCGATTTGAATACGATGGTGCAACGGTTTGTCTTGTAA
- a CDS encoding HD domain-containing protein gives MIAAHFAPFEDLADHLIPYTHAEKIDGSHDVSHLLRVWNNVCAIRNHEGGDARVLVAATLLHDCVSVEKDSPFRAGASRLAAARASELLTGMGWDEASIAAVAHAIEAHSFSAAITPLTLEAKILQDADRLDSLGMLGVARTFYVSGRMGGLLYDPTDPHASQRPYDDKQFAVDHFHTKLLHLAEGFKTHTGEQMAKVRHTRLKRFLDELMEEIGAP, from the coding sequence ATGATCGCCGCACACTTTGCCCCATTCGAAGATCTCGCCGACCACTTGATCCCCTACACCCACGCCGAAAAAATCGACGGTTCGCACGACGTCTCGCACTTGCTGCGCGTCTGGAATAACGTCTGTGCCATCCGGAATCACGAAGGCGGCGATGCCCGAGTACTGGTCGCCGCCACACTGCTGCACGACTGCGTTTCGGTGGAAAAGGATTCACCGTTTCGCGCCGGCGCATCGAGACTGGCGGCGGCACGGGCCAGTGAATTGCTGACCGGCATGGGATGGGATGAAGCAAGCATTGCAGCGGTCGCCCACGCTATCGAGGCGCACAGTTTCTCGGCGGCGATCACCCCGTTGACGCTGGAAGCGAAGATTTTGCAGGACGCTGACCGGCTTGACTCACTGGGCATGCTTGGCGTGGCACGCACCTTCTATGTCTCAGGCCGGATGGGCGGATTGCTCTACGACCCGACCGATCCTCACGCCAGCCAGCGCCCTTATGACGACAAGCAGTTTGCCGTTGATCACTTTCACACCAAGCTGCTGCACCTCGCTGAGGGCTTCAAAACCCACACAGGTGAGCAGATGGCGAAGGTCAGACACACTCGATTGAAGCGCTTTCTCGACGAACTGATGGAAGAAATCGGCGCGCCTTGA
- a CDS encoding acyltransferase family protein, with translation MGIFHNPALGYRPEIDGLRALAVLPVILFHSGLPMFSGGFVGVDIFFVISGYLITSIIIAEMANDRFSLINFYERRARRILPALFVVTLVCLPVAWATLDPPDLKYFAKSLVAVPTFSSNLLFWLESGYFDATAELKPLLHTWTLAVEEQYYLFFPLVLMLGWRMGQTRVVALLAIVAAASLTLAQLGARQDASDTFYLLHARAWELLAGSFIAFYFASHPRNADTASPVAQAAAVMGVLLIVYSVIFFDSSTPLPGFNALVPVLGATLIIVFANGKTWVGQLLSGRTPVFIGMLSYSAYLWHQPLFAFARQTSLSEPHPAVMLALTVLALLLAWLSWRFVEQPFRKAGKLDRQQVFTSAGLASALFIALGLTGYLNNGFTQRFNVDPAAMRQAFADPQTRDTCDQGYNGKGWTIDFCLFGLANPEQAPDWALFGDSHSEALLSTFDSAARAQGKTLVHIGLGGCPPLLGVDVASGNYDPGVCQALANREFEYVRQHRIRNVLLVARWTLYTDGDYDERKMSKYFLISDDHQERTRAASRAVFKQALEKTIQAYRNIGSEVFIVAQVPQQLINPQNLYYRLARDTSDSDVQKLQRVGKLSVSVGQHDVLQHFTRELFNQASQRNQIRLISLDDAFCRGGQCLIGNLTSYYKDFIHLNAHGAALLGGPISQLLAQ, from the coding sequence ATGGGCATTTTTCATAATCCCGCGCTCGGCTATCGTCCCGAGATCGATGGCCTGCGCGCGCTGGCGGTGCTTCCTGTCATTCTGTTTCACTCCGGTTTGCCAATGTTCAGCGGTGGCTTCGTCGGCGTCGACATCTTTTTCGTGATCTCTGGCTATTTGATTACCTCGATCATCATCGCGGAGATGGCAAACGACCGATTTTCGCTGATCAACTTCTACGAGCGGCGTGCACGACGCATCCTGCCGGCGCTGTTCGTAGTCACGCTGGTCTGCCTGCCTGTCGCCTGGGCAACGCTTGATCCACCTGATCTGAAATATTTCGCCAAGAGTCTGGTGGCGGTACCGACGTTTTCATCCAACCTGTTGTTCTGGCTGGAAAGCGGCTATTTCGATGCAACGGCGGAACTCAAACCGCTGCTGCACACCTGGACGCTCGCCGTGGAAGAGCAGTACTACCTGTTTTTTCCGCTGGTGTTGATGCTCGGCTGGCGCATGGGCCAAACCAGGGTCGTTGCTCTGCTGGCGATTGTCGCAGCTGCGAGCCTGACGCTGGCGCAACTGGGCGCACGTCAGGATGCCAGCGACACCTTCTACCTGCTGCATGCGCGGGCCTGGGAATTATTGGCAGGCTCTTTTATCGCCTTCTACTTCGCCTCGCACCCGCGAAACGCCGACACCGCCAGCCCCGTTGCGCAGGCTGCAGCAGTGATGGGCGTTCTGCTGATCGTTTATAGCGTCATCTTTTTCGACAGCAGCACGCCCCTCCCCGGCTTCAACGCCTTGGTGCCGGTGCTGGGCGCAACGCTGATCATCGTGTTCGCCAATGGCAAAACCTGGGTTGGCCAGCTACTGAGTGGCAGAACCCCGGTATTCATCGGCATGCTCAGCTACAGCGCTTACCTGTGGCACCAACCGCTGTTTGCCTTCGCCCGTCAAACCAGCCTGAGCGAACCGCACCCGGCGGTGATGCTCGCGCTTACTGTACTTGCCTTGCTGCTGGCCTGGCTGAGCTGGCGTTTCGTCGAGCAGCCTTTTCGCAAAGCTGGAAAACTCGATCGGCAGCAGGTATTCACCTCTGCCGGCCTCGCCTCGGCGCTGTTCATCGCCCTGGGGCTGACCGGTTATCTCAACAACGGCTTCACTCAGCGCTTCAACGTCGACCCGGCGGCGATGCGCCAGGCATTTGCCGACCCGCAGACACGCGACACCTGCGATCAAGGCTACAACGGCAAGGGCTGGACGATCGATTTCTGCCTGTTTGGTCTGGCCAATCCCGAGCAGGCACCAGACTGGGCACTGTTTGGCGACAGTCATTCGGAAGCCTTGCTCTCGACGTTCGACAGCGCAGCGCGTGCGCAGGGCAAAACCCTCGTGCATATCGGACTGGGCGGCTGCCCTCCGTTGCTGGGCGTGGATGTCGCCAGCGGTAATTACGACCCAGGCGTATGCCAGGCTCTGGCCAACCGCGAGTTTGAATACGTCAGGCAGCACCGGATCAGGAACGTGTTGCTGGTTGCACGCTGGACGCTTTACACCGACGGGGATTATGACGAGAGAAAGATGAGCAAATATTTCCTGATCTCCGACGATCATCAGGAAAGAACCCGAGCTGCCTCAAGAGCAGTTTTCAAGCAAGCCCTTGAAAAAACTATTCAGGCCTACCGGAATATCGGCAGCGAGGTGTTCATCGTCGCGCAAGTGCCGCAGCAGCTGATCAATCCGCAAAACCTCTACTACCGCCTGGCACGCGACACCTCGGACAGCGACGTGCAGAAATTGCAGCGAGTCGGCAAACTGTCGGTTTCTGTCGGGCAGCATGATGTTTTGCAACACTTCACACGCGAACTGTTCAACCAGGCCAGCCAGCGGAATCAGATCAGGCTGATCAGCCTGGACGACGCTTTCTGTCGCGGCGGGCAATGCCTGATAGGCAATCTGACCTCGTATTATAAGGACTTCATTCACCTCAACGCCCATGGTGCCGCGCTGCTTGGCGGCCCGATCAGCCAGTTGCTTGCGCAGTAG
- a CDS encoding zinc ribbon domain-containing protein YjdM, which translates to MVSLPSCPKCNSEFTYEDGSLLICPECAHEWSADAGSADASDDVKVIKDSTGNVLKDGDTITVTKDLKVKGSSLVVKVGTKVKNIRLVDGDHDIDCKIDGIGAMKLKSEFVRKV; encoded by the coding sequence ATTGTGAGCTTACCGTCCTGCCCGAAATGCAATTCCGAATTCACCTATGAAGATGGCAGCCTGCTGATCTGCCCGGAATGCGCCCATGAGTGGTCCGCTGACGCCGGTAGCGCCGATGCATCAGACGACGTGAAAGTGATCAAGGACTCCACCGGCAATGTGCTGAAGGACGGCGACACCATTACCGTGACCAAGGATCTGAAGGTCAAAGGTTCTTCGTTGGTGGTCAAAGTAGGTACCAAGGTCAAGAATATTCGCCTGGTCGACGGTGATCACGACATCGACTGTAAGATCGATGGCATCGGCGCGATGAAGCTGAAGTCCGAGTTCGTCCGGAAAGTTTGA
- a CDS encoding thiol-disulfide oxidoreductase DCC family protein — protein MSTSPAPYLQPDECVVLFDGVCKLCNGVVRFLIRHDPHRRLRLAAVQSKEGQALLQWAGLPLDEFHTIAVIVNNRVFVRSDAFLHIMGLLPAPWPLLKVLRIFPRALRDWAYNRIALNRYRLFGRYDHCLLPSPEHRQRFLGE, from the coding sequence ATGTCGACAAGCCCCGCACCTTATTTGCAACCTGATGAATGCGTCGTGCTGTTCGATGGCGTCTGTAAGTTGTGCAATGGCGTGGTCCGGTTTCTGATCCGTCATGACCCGCATCGGCGTCTGCGACTGGCAGCGGTGCAATCAAAAGAAGGCCAGGCTCTGCTGCAATGGGCCGGCCTGCCGCTGGACGAATTTCACACCATCGCCGTCATCGTCAACAATCGTGTGTTTGTGCGTTCTGACGCTTTTCTGCACATCATGGGGCTGTTGCCTGCGCCGTGGCCGCTGCTCAAGGTGCTGCGTATTTTTCCGCGCGCTCTGCGCGACTGGGCTTACAACCGCATCGCGCTCAATCGCTACCGCCTGTTCGGGCGCTATGATCATTGCCTGTTACCGTCGCCCGAGCACCGGCAGCGTTTCCTTGGCGAGTGA